A region from the Halomarina litorea genome encodes:
- a CDS encoding dolichol kinase: MHPEVERRLVHVTGAVVPLAWFVDLVPWWGVQVVWTGGAAVALVLEALRLSGRLNWRIFAKLTREYEQENLAGYALYMLSMAAVSWLFVPTVAAPGMLMLAVGDPISGLLGSGELRSMKQATSLLAMFGVCLLIALAFVSTIPAILGAAAATLADGVKPVVRGYVVDDNLTIPPAAAVGITVGILLV; the protein is encoded by the coding sequence GTGCACCCGGAGGTCGAACGGCGACTCGTCCACGTGACGGGGGCAGTGGTCCCGCTCGCGTGGTTCGTCGACCTCGTCCCGTGGTGGGGCGTCCAGGTCGTGTGGACCGGCGGCGCGGCCGTCGCCCTCGTCCTCGAAGCCCTCCGCCTCTCGGGGCGGCTGAACTGGCGAATCTTCGCGAAGTTGACCCGCGAGTACGAACAGGAGAACCTCGCGGGCTACGCGCTGTACATGCTCTCGATGGCCGCCGTCTCGTGGCTGTTCGTCCCGACGGTGGCCGCGCCGGGCATGTTGATGCTCGCCGTCGGCGACCCGATAAGCGGTCTGCTCGGGTCGGGGGAACTGCGCTCGATGAAGCAGGCGACGTCGCTGCTGGCGATGTTCGGCGTCTGCCTGCTCATCGCGTTGGCGTTCGTCTCGACGATACCCGCGATACTGGGGGCGGCGGCGGCGACTTTGGCCGACGGCGTGAAACCCGTCGTCCGCGGGTACGTCGTCGACGACAATCTCACCATCCCGCCGGCCGCCGCCGTCGGCATCACCGTCGGTATCCTGCTGGTCTGA
- a CDS encoding cation:proton antiporter regulatory subunit: MGVYESDLPGVGKKFEVELDGDTRLVIVIHNTGRREVYLREGEGDADRLFELSDRLARQIGTILEGAYFQPIRTESIDTMLSDDALIEWTKVPDDSPLVGQTLAGADLRQRTGASVIAIQRGEETITNPSADTEIRTGDTLVVIGSQEACRALGDIADGE; the protein is encoded by the coding sequence ATGGGCGTCTACGAGAGCGACCTGCCGGGGGTCGGCAAGAAGTTCGAGGTCGAACTCGACGGGGATACGCGACTCGTCATCGTCATCCACAACACGGGCAGGCGGGAGGTGTACCTCCGGGAGGGCGAGGGGGACGCGGACCGCCTGTTCGAGCTCTCGGACCGTCTCGCCCGGCAGATCGGGACCATCCTCGAGGGGGCGTACTTCCAGCCCATCCGCACCGAGAGCATCGACACGATGCTGAGCGACGACGCCCTCATCGAGTGGACGAAGGTCCCGGACGACTCGCCGCTGGTGGGACAGACGCTCGCGGGGGCCGACCTCCGCCAGCGGACGGGCGCGTCCGTCATCGCCATCCAGCGCGGGGAGGAGACCATCACGAACCCCAGCGCAGACACGGAGATTCGAACCGGCGACACCCTCGTCGTCATCGGGTCCCAGGAGGCCTGCCGGGCGCTCGGCGACATCGCGGACGGGGAGTAG
- a CDS encoding cation:proton antiporter produces the protein MAETSLLTVGAMFAAVALAGASARRLGQSVIPFYIVAGVLVNPYVAGELDLPAIPDSEFVTVLAELGIVFLLFFLGLEFSIDRLLESGPRLLKAGALDLVVNFSAGFLLGLAVGWSVVEAFVLGGVIYISSSAIITKSLIDLGWIANPESEPMLGTLVFEDLAIAVYLAVLSAIVLGGGELSVALRGIGIAAAFLLILLMGVYYGGTLFDRYLRVDTNESFVLRAVAAATLVAGIALALGVSEAVAAFFVGMGFSSTDHVEKLERLLAPLRDTFAAVFFFWIGVTTDPVLVAGTVGLLALAVVVSTPTKFATGYLAGRLYDLDPRRSVRVGAGLVTRGEFSLIIAALVTAGGTPVLSEVIPAFAVGYVLVMSVLGTTLMGYADRLAALLPDRVTEADAGTEAT, from the coding sequence ATGGCGGAGACGTCCCTGTTGACCGTCGGGGCGATGTTCGCCGCCGTCGCCCTGGCGGGGGCGAGCGCACGTCGCCTCGGCCAGTCGGTCATCCCCTTCTACATCGTCGCCGGCGTCCTCGTCAACCCGTACGTCGCGGGCGAACTCGACCTGCCGGCGATTCCCGACAGCGAGTTCGTCACCGTCCTCGCCGAACTGGGAATCGTCTTCCTGCTGTTCTTCCTCGGCCTCGAGTTCAGCATCGACCGCCTGCTGGAGAGCGGCCCCAGACTGCTGAAAGCGGGTGCGCTCGACCTCGTGGTGAACTTCTCTGCGGGGTTCCTGCTGGGGCTGGCGGTCGGGTGGTCGGTCGTCGAGGCGTTCGTCCTCGGCGGGGTCATCTACATCTCCTCCAGCGCCATCATCACGAAGAGCCTCATCGATCTCGGCTGGATCGCCAACCCCGAGAGCGAACCGATGCTCGGGACGCTCGTCTTCGAGGACCTCGCCATCGCCGTCTATCTGGCGGTCCTCTCGGCCATCGTCCTCGGTGGCGGGGAGCTGTCGGTCGCCCTCCGGGGCATCGGCATCGCGGCCGCCTTCCTGCTCATCTTGCTGATGGGGGTGTACTACGGCGGGACGCTGTTCGACCGGTACCTCCGGGTGGACACGAACGAGTCGTTCGTCCTCCGGGCGGTTGCGGCCGCGACGCTCGTCGCCGGAATCGCGCTCGCACTCGGCGTCAGCGAGGCCGTCGCGGCCTTCTTCGTCGGGATGGGGTTCTCGAGTACGGACCACGTCGAGAAGCTCGAACGCCTGCTCGCGCCGCTGCGGGACACCTTCGCGGCGGTCTTCTTCTTCTGGATCGGCGTCACGACCGACCCCGTGCTGGTCGCCGGCACCGTCGGGTTGCTCGCCCTCGCCGTCGTCGTCAGCACGCCGACGAAGTTCGCGACGGGCTACCTCGCAGGACGGCTGTACGACCTCGACCCGCGCCGGTCGGTCCGCGTCGGGGCGGGGCTGGTCACGCGCGGGGAGTTCTCGCTCATCATCGCGGCGCTGGTCACCGCCGGGGGGACGCCCGTGCTCTCGGAGGTCATTCCGGCGTTCGCCGTCGGCTACGTCCTCGTGATGAGCGTCCTCGGGACGACGCTGATGGGCTACGCCGACCGCCTCGCGGCGCTCCTCCCCGACCGGGTGACGGAGGCCGACGCGGGGACGGAGGCGACGTAG